AAAtggtcatttattattatttttttttattcacttcgTTAATgacgaattaattaatttgatttattatttttcgttcCTCGCATTCCTATTAAACCCCATCTTCACACggtattgattaatttaattagcatcagtaattaattaataaactgcagttacacaatttaaataaataatatatttgatatttaaattttaaaaatcgtgaTATCGCAGCAAATTGTCttgcattgaaaaattaaaccgtcgattttacaattattaaatatatgtttgttaaataattatatatcattaagaatttaaaaattttgtgaccTGATTGTGTGTatgtaccaaaaaaaaattgataaacaattaaattatttaaaataataaaaatgaaattcactGAAATTCGAGCTTGCCTCCGCAATATTTTCGTCTtctacataaattatattgacGCGGTTTTTAAATCGACATTGGTGTGTATAaggaattataattattattaataacttttttttttgcttcgtACGAGCATTTATTTCTGTAGAcgtatcattatattttttttttatttttttcctcaacaaaaataaataaaaatataaattttgattgttaatttaaaagtaataaataaaagggccaattatcgttttattttgtacggtaattaattaacaaaataaaataattcatttaattgttattataattagtagCTGGTAACTTTTGGGATTCAATGGGGCCATTGCTAATTGCTTGTGTGCGTctccaaattaattaattagttaattaattaattaattgaagtttggttttgtaatttttaaatttagtcgcatgattttattaatttttttttcttctcttttttttataaattaccgtACGTTTATTCTCATTTATTATTCTGTATTCGCTTTATAAACATTCAATTATACTATTATCTAGTTACAAACGATCtgtgtaaatataaacattcaTGAAAAAATGGTATTTAGCATATTAATTGAATGAAGATGCGTGTGattgaacttttaatttcatttatacataaaaaaaaaaacatttaattaaaataaataaataaaactaattaaatccatattaaattttccattattaatttactggatttaaacaaaatatataaagacaATATATTTGtgaagaatataataaaattatcaaacatACGCCTAAAGATTTCATTGTGAACAAATATTCTCaagtgttaaattataaaaaaataaaaacttttttttagtcttatgactttaaaaaaaaaaaataatttgtataaaatatatatctaaaataatatgttcggtatttaaatttaaaaaataaatttgttcaaTAGTCCACTGACTGAAGTATAAATGAATTCagagatgaataaaaaaaaattttaattaatgaatgataaggaaaattaaaaaaaaaataaataaagaaaacattttaattgataataataaaaaataatttgtgcGACGTTTATTTAAGCTTAACGAATACGCCACGGTAGTTTTGTAAACGATAATTATTACGAcagattgaataattaaaaaaaatatataaatgataattaatatttaatgaaatgatAAAGATAAATGACTTAAAGaaaaactattaatattaataataataataataataataatatcgacGAGGATTAATATGTGAAGGTAAATATAGTGATGATGGATATTAGTATGTCATAcgtatgaaaaagaaaaaaaaaaaaaaaaaaaaaaatgtatgagtgAATTTACAAGTTTAAGAAATCTATCAGTTATTCATTATAACGATAAAGTATGTAAAGAGTTTAATAATActtactaataaaataaaaaaaaaaattgtggattttggttttttttaaatttattgctggatttgaaatttaaaaccggatgggatttaaaataaatttcccgAACTGTAGCTgacaattgacaatttttaaaatttttgaataattaaataaaaaatataacattcgtatttgaataattgaaaaatcagtacgcttactttttagaattttattatttaaatttgtttattcaaaatttattaattgtctcAGCTTTGCTACGTtacatgaataaaattttatgatcgtAAGtttagacaattaacaatgattggatttttttttcaataaatcaattaaaaaaaataaaagagaaatatgcacgtatagaaaattaaaaaaactacaagtatatttttttttataatttatagtttcgagaaaattcaaaaaattattagacttcagctaacttcagtatcttAAAATTCACGAGTGTAAATGCAGCAgacatcagataaatttaaaattataaataagcggagtaaataataaaaaatgtacttatcaatttttaaattttgaaaatgcgcgttttttaaaaattttactttatttattatttactcaattgatttataatttaaaatttgccTAATttttgctacattcacactcattaaaattttcagttaaaccttagaatgattaattaaaaaataatttcacttgcattaattaataacttttaaactaatgagacaataaaatagtaaattgtGTGACGAGAGACAAAACAAGAAGATTTCTGACCTGAAGTTGCCGAAACCAAAAGTGATGGCTGCCAactcttaaaatttgaaattttatttaatgcgcgccaaaaattaaattttcaataatcatCATTGAGTTTTAATGTCTGCAGCCCGCATCCAGTTAAAATgaggaaatttaatgaaaaccAATAGCGCTCAAATATTGCAGACCCTTATACCTGGAGTATACCGACAAAAGTTAAATGCACTTTAGGTTGGTAAGTGTCCGAGCACATTAACGTTTGAATATCACTCTTACGATTGTTATCCCCACCACTCTTCAGTTAAGCAAAAGACAGCTGAGTGCTGAGTCAGTGCCAGTggagttttaaatttcttttagttCCCAAGCTCCAAGTCTAAGGTatgcataaaatatataaataaattttacttatacttACATTAACCCTCAATTACTCGCATGGGGTTAAAGCGCATGCGAGCAGCATAATTTTATTGGTGGAACAAATTAAAGGTTAATTCGTGCAATTTTGTGGTTATTTTTCAGAGCGAGACACGTGTTGTTTGATcctaagtattttattaaaaataaataaatcatgagTGATAATAAAAGTGAAGATTTAGCAACagctattttaaaaaagaagagCAAGCCCAATAGATTGCTCGTGGATGAAGCCGTCACGGATGATAATTCCGTGGTTGCTTTGTCCGATGCCAAAATGGCGGAGTTGCAATTATTCAGGGGTGACACAGTTTTACTAAAAGGTAAAAGACGCAAGCAGACCGTCTGCATCGTCTTGTCTGATGACTCATGTCCAGATGACAAAATTCGAATGAACCGGGTGGTACGAAATAATTTACGTGTCCGTTTGAGTGACGTCGTTTCAGTCCAACCATGTCCTGATATTAAATATGGGCAGAGGATCCACGTGTTGCCTATTGATGATACTGTCGAAGGACTCACTGGTAATCTATTTGAAGTGGCTTTGAAGCCGTATTTCGTGGAGGCTTATCGTCCTGTTCACAAGGATGACATCTTTGTCGTCAGAAGCGCAATGCGCGCTGTGGAATTCAAAGTCGTGGAAACTGATCCCAGTCCTTACTGTATAGTTGCGCCGGAAACTGTAATCCATTGCGAGGGTGAGCCAATTAAACGTGAGGAAGAAGAAGCTGTTTTTAATGCCGTAGGGTATGATGACATCGGTGGTGTCCGCAAGCAGCTCGcacaaataaaagaaatgatcGAGTTACCCCTGCGTCATCCTTCGCTATTTAAAGCCATTGGAGTTAAACCACCACGTGGTATTTTACTGTACGGACCACCAGGTACTGGAAAGACACTTATTGCTCGTGCAGTTGCTAATGAAACCGGCGCATTCTTTTTCCTTATCAACGGCCCGGAAATAATGAGCAAACTCGCTGGAGAATCTGAAAGTAATTTGCGTAAAGCCTTCGAAGAAGCTGAGAAAAATTCACCTgctattattttcattgatgaAATAGATGCTATTGCGCCTAAACGTGAGAAAGCTCAAGGAGAAGTTGAGAAACGGATTGTTTCACAATTGCTGACACTGATGGACGGTATGAAGAAGACATCTGATGTTATTGTGATGGCCGCGACCAATCGCCCCAATAGCATTGACGGAGCATTACGTCGCTTCGGGCGTTTCGACAGAGAAATAGATATCGGTATTCCTGATGCCATCGGACGTCTAGAAATTCTGCGAATTCACACCAAGAATATGAAACTCGCTGATGATGTTGAATTGGAACAGATCGCTGCTGAAACCCACGGACATGTAGGCGCTGACATGGCTTCCTTGTGTTCCGAGGCTGCATTGCAGCAGATTCGTGAAAAAATGGATTTGATTGACCTGGAAGATGAGCAGATTGATGCTGAGGTACTAAATTCGCTTGCAGTCACCATGGAGAACTTCAGATATGCTTTGTCCAAGAGTACTCCAAGTGCTTTGCGCGAAACTACTGTTGAAGTTCCTAACGTCACGTGGGAGGACGTCGGAGGTCTGCAGAATGTTAAAAAAGAGCTACAGGAACTGGTACAGTATCCTGTTGAACAcccggaaaaatttttgaagtttggCATGCAGCCATCGAGAGGAGTTTTGTTTTACGGTCCACCTGGATGTGGTAAAACTTTGCTGGCTAAAGCTATTGCTAATGAATGTCAagctaattttatttctgtcaAGGGACCGGAATTGCTGACCATGTGGTTCGGAGAATCTGAAGCCAATGTACGAGATGTCTTTGACAAAGCCAGGTCAGCTGCACCCTGTGTTCTGTTTTTCGATGAACTGGATTCCATTGCCGCATCTAGGGGTGGATCAGGTGGTGATGGAGGTGGTGCTGCGGACCGTATTATCAATCAGGTTCTCACTGAAATGGATGGAATGGGAGCTAAGAAGAATGTGTTCATCATTGGTGCTACAAATCGTCCAGATATAATTGATCCTGCTGTGCTTCGACCAGGGCGGCTTGATCAACTTATTTACATACCGCTTCCTGATGAAAAATCACGAGAAGCTATTTTCAAAGCCAACTTAAGAAAATCTCCGGTAGCTAATGATGTTGACTTGACGCTCCTCGCTAAAGTAACACAAGGTTTCTCCGGTGCTGATTTGACTGAAATTTGTCAGCGTGCTTGTAAATTAGCCATCAGACAATGCATCGAAGCCGACATGCGCAGAGAAAGAGAACGAGCGGAGAACCCTACAGCTGCTGAGGATATGGAACAAGATCTAGATGATCCTGTGCCGGAAATCACTCGGGCTCACTTTGAAGAAGCCATGAGATTCGCTCGGCGTTCTG
Above is a window of Microplitis demolitor isolate Queensland-Clemson2020A chromosome 1, iyMicDemo2.1a, whole genome shotgun sequence DNA encoding:
- the LOC103576991 gene encoding transitional endoplasmic reticulum ATPase TER94 yields the protein MSDNKSEDLATAILKKKSKPNRLLVDEAVTDDNSVVALSDAKMAELQLFRGDTVLLKGKRRKQTVCIVLSDDSCPDDKIRMNRVVRNNLRVRLSDVVSVQPCPDIKYGQRIHVLPIDDTVEGLTGNLFEVALKPYFVEAYRPVHKDDIFVVRSAMRAVEFKVVETDPSPYCIVAPETVIHCEGEPIKREEEEAVFNAVGYDDIGGVRKQLAQIKEMIELPLRHPSLFKAIGVKPPRGILLYGPPGTGKTLIARAVANETGAFFFLINGPEIMSKLAGESESNLRKAFEEAEKNSPAIIFIDEIDAIAPKREKAQGEVEKRIVSQLLTLMDGMKKTSDVIVMAATNRPNSIDGALRRFGRFDREIDIGIPDAIGRLEILRIHTKNMKLADDVELEQIAAETHGHVGADMASLCSEAALQQIREKMDLIDLEDEQIDAEVLNSLAVTMENFRYALSKSTPSALRETTVEVPNVTWEDVGGLQNVKKELQELVQYPVEHPEKFLKFGMQPSRGVLFYGPPGCGKTLLAKAIANECQANFISVKGPELLTMWFGESEANVRDVFDKARSAAPCVLFFDELDSIAASRGGSGGDGGGAADRIINQVLTEMDGMGAKKNVFIIGATNRPDIIDPAVLRPGRLDQLIYIPLPDEKSREAIFKANLRKSPVANDVDLTLLAKVTQGFSGADLTEICQRACKLAIRQCIEADMRRERERAENPTAAEDMEQDLDDPVPEITRAHFEEAMRFARRSVSDNDIRKYEGFAQTLQQSRGFGTNFRFPQSTTGSTQDTSQRDQGFQDDADDDLYN